Genomic segment of Phormidium ambiguum IAM M-71:
TAAGCAATACAAGCGATCGCCTCTTTAATCTTTCTGCTTTTAGCCCGCTGCACAGTCGCTCATTTCCCGCAAAAAAATCAAATGGAGGTGCGATCGATCGCCCCCAACAAAACCACAACCTAACAACCTTTCAAGTCTCCACCGCAAAGGCTTCCGGGTCAATATCCCAGTTTACCCAGCGAATCGCATCTCTGGCAGAAGTAAGATTAGGTGGTACGCGCAAAACGTGAATATGTGCAGTACTCGGACAAGTCATTTTTACCAAATGAATTGGTTCGACATCAATTTCTGCATCTATCTTAAGTAGGGTGTATTCGCGGTAACGATCGATCGCACTCGCCCCCAACTCCTGGATAATGCGATAACACCCAATCTGTTGAATCAAAACTCGCCGAATTTCCGCATTTTCTTCTGTAAGTAACCACTCGGCTTTCCACTGATTCAAATGTGTCCAATAGCGGCGCGGAAGTTCAATTCCAAAACAGTAAACACTTAAATTTTCACTGGGATGATTGGCTAAAGCAGATAAATCTTGAATGGGATTGTCGTCCAGATTGAGTTCTGTCAAAGAATGCAGTTTTTGAATCTCTACTGGCAAGCTTGTCAATCTGTTGTTGAACAGATAGAATTCTTTTAAAGAATGCAATTGTCCAATTTCTCCTGGCAAACTTGTTAGTTGATTGTAACTTAGATTGATTTCTGCCAAAGAATACAGTTGTCCAATTTCTCCTGGTAAACTTGTCAATTCATTGGAACACAGATTGAGTACCATCAAAGAATTGAGTTGTCCAATTTCTGCTGGCAAACTTGTCAATTGGTTGTAACTCAGATTGAGTATTACCAAAGAATGAAGTTGTCCAATTTCTGCTGGCAACTTTGTCAGTTTGTTTTGACTCAGATCGATCCATATCAAAGAATGAAGTTGTCCAATTTCTGCTGGTAAACTTGTCAGTTGCTTGAAACTCAGATGGAGTTCTGTTGCTTTCTGTCGGACTTCTTCAAACTCTGACATCGTTTCTTCCTTTGTTTGAGCAGATTGGGAAGGAGACAAAGAGACAAGGGGATAGGATTGGGATTTATTGATTTACATTATGCTCAGGATTAATCAAGAAATCCAGTAAATCTGTAAATCCTGGTTAAAATTCCCCTCCTCCCCAGTCCCCTACTTATGCCGAATATGATCGTAAATCCCTACATATTGTGCGCCGGGATGATTCCATGAGTAGTCACATTCCATACCCTGAATCATCAATTGGCGGAAGAATTTAGGAGATTTATACCATAAGTCAATAGCGCGATCGATCGCAGATTCGATCGCACTATTGTCTGTTTGATAAAACACAAAACCGTTGCGTTCTTCTTGGGGTTTATTTTCGTCATAATCCCAATCAAAAACTGTGTTTACCAATCCCCCGACTCCCCGCACGATCGGCACAGTGCCATATTTTAAACCAATCATTTGCGTCAATCCGCAGGGTTCGTAATTGCTAGGCACGACAATCATATCCGCACCTGCATAAATCAAATGGGATAATTCCTCATTAAAACCTAGTTCAATGTGACAATCGGGATTACTATTGAGGTGATTTTTTTCGTGAGAAAACCAAGAGTTAATTCCCGGTTCGGTAGCTGCTCCCAATAACACGAATTGTGCCTTTTTATGTAAGGCATAATAAATCGCATGATGGACTAAATGAACGCCTTTTTGATCGTCCAATCTGCCGATGTAGCAAATAATTGGTTTGTCACTATGATTAAGCCAAAGTCGTTCCCGAAGTGCTTTTTTATTCAGGGCTTTGCTTTTCAAATCATCGCTGCTGTAATGGTAGGGAATGTAGCGATCGACCACTGGATTCCACACCTCATAATCAATCCCATTGAGCACCCCACCAAACTTATGTTGATGAACGTGCAAAATATTACCTAAACCGCAACCAACCTCAGTAAAACGAGCTTCCCAAGCATGGTGCGGCGAAACTGTATTTACAAAATTCGAGTAAACAATTCCACCTTTCATAAAGTTGATTGCTGTTGGATGCGTATCATCCATTAAGCGATCGAGACTAAAATAATAAGGCTCATTATTTAATCCGGTTGCCCAAAGAACATTAGCACCTGCTACGCCTTGATGTTTAAAATTGTGAATTGTGTAGGATACCCGTTGATTTTCCAAGCCATGATATTTGTAAATTTCAAATAACATGACTGGAACTAAACCAGTTTGCCAATCATGGCAATGAATCACATCAGGACGCTTATTAGTTACGAGGAGAAACTCTAAAGCAGCTTTACTGAAAAAGGCAAAGCGCAAATGATCGTCTAAACAACCGTAATAGCAACCCCGGTTAAAGAAATTATCGTCAGAGAGGGGTTCGATAAAGAAGCATAACCGCCCATGTACCCAACCACAATCGACATTGCAGCGAATTGCGCCATCAAACCAAGGCACCATTAGATCGCGGTAGGCTTCATGGAGTCCCCAAATATGGTCATACCGCATACAATCGTACTTCGGCAGAATAATTTCTACCCCATGCCCCCGAATCTCTAGCTCTCTACTGAGCCCGTAAACTACATCGCCTAAGCCCCCTGCTTTAATTACAGGAGCGCATTCAGAGGCAATTTGTACAATGTACATCGTTAATCCTCATAGACTATAATCCCCTTCCTTAGAAAAGAATAATATTATTTTGTTCTTCTTGTACTAGAGCCGGAAGATAGAAGAAGTGGTTGCACATCCAAATTATTTATTGAGTCCGCAGCAGTGCTTTCGGTGCAGGGAAGAGGGATAGAAACTGCTACGCATTTAAATTTAATATGGAAGCTGATGGGGAGATGGGGGGATGGGGAGATGAATTGACAATTTTTGCTTAACATCAAAAATATATAATTTAGATGCGCTTTAGGTTAACAATTTTTTGACGGTTCTAAATATGATTTTCAATTAATAAATTTTGAATGCGATCGCGCATTAGCCGAGCATTGACATTTTTCGTTTTCATAATCATTACTAGGAAATTTTAGTACTTTTTTTTGATCTAAAATGGCTTCAGGTGTGTGGCTATTCAAAGGTAAATCAATAGTAAAAGTTGCGCCCTTGCCTTCGCCTTCGCTTTCTGCTTGAATCTTTCCGCCATGTAATTCTACCAAGTGACGTGCGATCGCTAATCCTAAACCTAATCCCCCATAAGGTCTACTAATCGTACTATTACCTTGCCGAAAACTATCAAAAACATGAGGTAAAAATTCTGGACTAATGCCAATACCTCTGTCAATTACTTGTAACTGAGCGTACTGATTACTTTCTGCTGTTTCTGTCGTTTCAATTAATTTCAACTTAATTTCTACTTCTCCAGATTCAGGAGTAAACTTAATTGCATTAGAAAGTAAATTTGACAACACTTGTTTTAAGCGTTCGGGATCTCCTGAAACTCTGAGTGCATTTGGGTGTAAATCAGTTGTAATTTCCAGCGATTTTTCCTGAGCTTGAGGACGGATAGCTTCTACCGTTACGTCAATGAGATTTTGTAAATTAACTGGTTGAATAGTTAGCCGTAAATTACCTTGAATAATTTGGGAAACATCAAGAATATCGTTAACTAATCGTGCTTGCGACCTAGCATTACGTTCAATAGTTTCTAATGCTTTTTTCCTGGTTTGTTCGTCAAAATTTTTCGTTACTAACAACCGCGACCAACCTAAAATTGAGTTTAACGGCGTGCGGAGTTCATGAGAGAGAATTGCTAAAAATTCATCTTTCATACGGTTAGCTTCTTCTGCTTGCTGTCTGGCAGCGTGTTCGCGGATAAATTGTTCCCTTACTGCTTCAGCTTGTTTGCGTTCTGTAATATCTTCAATTGTGCCGACATGACCTAACAAATTGCCCTCATCGGAAAGCATTGGTGCAGTGCGAATATGTATCCAACGTAAAGATCGATCGGATTGATTTATCCGAAATTCACCAGAATAAGGTTGTCCTTGATGAATACAAGTAGGCCATTCTAATAGTAGGAGATCGCGGTCTTCTGGTAAAGCTAGTTTGGCAAATTCGGTGTGCCAACTTTCCGCCGTACTAAACCCGCAAATAGCTTGAAATATTGGGTTACTATAAGTACACTTTCCTGAAGTATCGGTGAGAAATATCCCCACTGGAGAACAAGCACTCAAGGAACGAAATTTTTCTTCACTTTGTTTGAGTTCGGCATTCATTGCCGCTAGTTGTGCTGCTTGATGTTGGACTTCCAGATTTTTTTTAAATAAGTCAACAAATACGGATACTTTAGAATTTAATATAACTGGATCGATCGGTTTTAATAAGTAATCTACCGCTCCTAAAGAATAACCTTTAAACATTAAGTTATCGCTGGTACTAAAAGCAGTAAGAAAAATAATTGGTGTATTGCGCGATCTTTCTCTTTGTCGAATCAAAGTTGCTGTTTCAAAACCGTCCATTCCCGGCATTTGTACATCTAATAAGATGACGGCAAAATCTTGATTTAACAAACATCGTAACGCTTCTGCTCCTGAACCTGCTTTGACTAGATTCTGCCCAAGTCCATCTAATATTGCTTCTAAAGCAATTAGATTTTCGGAGTGATCGTCTACTAACAATACGTTTACTTTAGGTTCAGATTGCATATACTTATTTCAACTGGGTACAGACCGGACACATTGGAGTTAGACAGTTATTAGTTTGAGGTTCAACTTAAAACTTGAATTTTGATCTGAGAAGTTAAAAAAGAAGCGATTTCATCTAAAGGCAAAACTTGCGGTAGTTTTGCAGCTTTAATAGCTGCTTCAGGCATAATTGGGCATTCAGAAGTTTCGGGTTTTTGGACAATTATTGTTCCTCCATAAGCTTGAATTTTTGCTAGTCCTTTTGCGCCATCATTGCTGGCTCCTGTTAAAATTATACCGATAACTTGGGGGCCATAAACATCAGCTGCTGATTCAAATAAAACATCAATTGATGGTCTGGCATAAGTGACGGGGGCATCTGTAGAAAGAGCAAAATAGCCTGGTTCTACTAATAAGTGATAATCGGCTGGGGCTAAGAAAACTACACCGGGAATAATTGGTTGTTTGTCTTCTGCTTCTATGATTGGTAATAAACTGTTTTCTTGTAAATAAGACACTAGTTCGCCATCGGAAGATTTATGTCGATGTTGCGCGATCGCAACTGCTACGGGCAAATTTTTCGGTAATCCAGGTAAAATCACGTCTAAAGCATTTAACCCCCCCAATGATGCCCCTATCACTACTATTTTATATTCCATTAAGCAATCCTCCGATATATTTTTTCTTGTCCATTTAATTCTTCATAATTACTTTCGTAAGCTGTGGTTCTCAGCGTTTCATGTTTTCCCAATGCTAAAATGCCAAACATTCGCAAGCTTTCGTATAATAGTTTATGAACTTCGTCTTGGAGCGTGCGATTAAAGTAAATTAAAACGTTACGGCAAAGAATAACATTAAATTCATTAAAAGAAGCGTCTGTGACTAAGTTATGGGGGGAAAAGACGATATTTTCTCGGAGAAAGGAACGAATAATTGCATTGTCATAAGCGGCGGTATAGTACTCAGAAAATGCTGTTTTACCACCTGCCTGAAGATAGAGTTGAGTGTATTCTTGCATTAAGTCTAGAGGAATAATTCCGGCTTTAGCTTTGCGAAGTACCATTTCATTCATATCTGTAGCGTAGATGCGACAACGGTGATATAGTCCTTCTTCAAACATTAGTATTGCAAGCGAATAAACTTCCTCTCCTGTAGAACACCCAGCGTGCCAAATCCGAATAAAAGGATAGGTACGTAATAAAGGAATTGCCTGATTTCTAAAGGCAACATAAAAACTCGGATCGCGGAACATTGAGGTTACATTTACCGACAAACTTAACAGAAACCGTTCCATACAAGCAGGGTCGTGTAATACCTTTTCTTGTAATCCTGAGACGGTGTGGACATTTTCGGCGTGTATTATGTTCCAAATCCGACGTTTTAAGGATGCCATAGCGTAGTTACGAAAATCGAAACCATAGTAAAGATAAATGCCTTCGAGTAATAATTTAATTTCGATGTCTTCCAATTCATTTGGGTGTTTAAAGGACATAAAACCGGAGTAAAAGATAAAGTAGGAAATTTTCGATTTACATTTCATACTTTATCCTTCATTTTCCTTTGTTTCTATCGATACAGCCAGACCCGTAACAAAGATATTAATTGGTCGTTATCGATCGGTTTGGTAATATAATCGGAAGCACCTGCTTCGATACATTTTTCTCGATCGCCTTTCATTGCTTTGGCTGTTAAAGCAATCATTGGTAAATTTTGGAATTGTTCAATTTGCCGAATTGTCTGCATAGTTTCATAACCATCCATTTCCGGCATCATGATATCCATCAGGATTAAGTCAATGTCTGGGTGATTTTGTAATACAGAAACTCCATCCCTCCCGTTTTCGGCATAAAGTACTTGCATTTGATGACTTTCCAACATACTGGTGAGGGCGAAAATATTTCGCACATCATCATCAACAATTAACACTTTTTTCCCGGATAAAATTGGTTCATTTTGCTGTAATTGTTCCAACATTAAACGTTTAGATGCTGGTAAATTAGCTTGTACCCGATGCAGGAATAAAGCAGTTTCATCTAATAACCGTTCTGGCGATAGCACTCCTTTAACAATTATTGTGTCTGAAATGCGACGCAACTCTGTTTCTTCTTGGTGAGTCAGTTCTTTTCCGGTATAAACAATAATTGGTAAATTACCTAAATTTGGTTCTTGTTTGATTTGTTCAATTAATTCTAAACCGTTCATATCCGGTAATCCCAAATCTAGCACCAGACAATCAAAATGCCCGGATTTAAGTGTAGCTAAAGCTTCTGCACCCGTACCAACAGCAGTACTAGCAACATCACTATTCCCGATTAGTTCGACAATGCTTTGGCGTTGAATTTCGTCATCTTCGACAATTAGTAAATTTTTGACTGGACGTTCAACAAATGCTTTGATTTTTGATAAAGCACTACTTAATGCTTCGCTACTAATTGGTTTTTGTAAATAAGCGATCGCACCTTGTTGTAAACTCCGCTGTTTCCCTTCTTCTACCGACATTATATGAACTGGAATATGGCGCGTATTGGGGTCGTGTTTTAAGCGATCGAGAATTGTCCAACCATCCATGATTGGCAAACGAATATCAAGGATAATCGCTGTTGGTTTGAATTCTCGCGCCATTGCCAAACCTTGATCGCCTCGCGTTGCCACTAATACTTTAAACCCTTGTTCTTTGACCATATCTTGTAAAATGCGGGCAAATTTCAGGTCATCTTCTACAATTAGCAGAGTGCGATCGCCTGGTTGGATTTTATCTCGATCGTCCTCAATTTCTCTAAATTGAATATTCACCGTTTGAGACTGGGAACCATTGAGTTTTTCTCCATTTTCTGTGGTTCTTGAAGGTAGGGCAATCAAGTTAGTCGTTTCTTCCCTATAATTTCGATTTTCGCCATCGCGTCGATTTTTTACTCCCTCTTGAGACACATAAGTTTGTGGTAAATAGAGAGTAAAAGTACTACCTTTACCAACCTCACTTACCAGCTTAATTTCTCCACCCAATAAGCGGGCAATTTCTCGACTTATCGACAATCCTAAACCTGTACCGCCGTACTTCCGACTCGTAGTACCGTCTGCTTGTTGAAAAGCTTCAAAAATGATTTGTTGTTTTTCGGGAGAAATACCAATTCCTGTATCAATAACTGCAAAGGCAATTACACTATTGGCACGGTTAAGGGTTGCAACATCAGGACTCCAACCTTGATTGGCTACTTTTACATTTAAGCAAACTTGACCTTTTTCAGTAAACTTAAAGGCGTTCGCTAAGAGGTTTTTCAAGATTTGTTGAAGTCGCTTAGAATCAGTATAAATTGCTCTCGGTAATCCCGAATCAAATTGCAAGACAAAATCTAGTTTTTTATCGTGGGCAACTTGGCGGAAATTGCGGTCTATGTAACCTTCTAAGTCAGTAAATAAAGTCTGATTAACTTCCACTGACATCGTGCCAGATTCAATTTTAGCCAAGTCGAGAATATCGTTAATTAATCCCAACAAGTCGTTACCCGCCGAATAAATTGTTCGAGAATATTCCACTTGTTTGGCGGAAAGATTGCCTTCTGGGTTGTCGGTTAAAAGTCGGGCTAAAATCAACAAACTATTTAACGGTGTCCGTAATTCGTGGGACATATTAGCCAAGAATTCCGACTTATAGCGAGAAGTTAAAGCTAATTGTTCTGCCTTTTCTTCTAAGGAAATTCTCGCTTGTTCGATTTCGCGGTTTTTCCGTTCTACTTCGCGTTTTTGGGCTGCGAGTAATTCGGCTTTTTCTTCTAATTCTTCATTAGTTTGTTGTAGTTGTTCTTGTTGGCGTTTGAGTAATTCTTCGGAAGCTTGGAGAGTTTTCGCTTGTTGTTCGAGACGTTGGTTTGTTTCGGTGAGTTCTTTTTGTTGACTGCGTAGTTCTTCCGCCAAAGATTGGGATTGTTTCAGCAATTCTTCAGTCCGCATACTGGCGGCGATCGTATTTAGTACGATCGCAATACTCTCAGTCAGTTGATCGAAGAAAGTCAAGTGAATTTCGCTAAAGCGACGGAAAGAAGCGAGTTCGATTACTGCCGTTACTTGTCCTTCAAATAACACTGGTAAAACTACCGCATTTAACGGCGGCAATTCACCCAAACCGGAACTTATCTTAATATAATCTCCCGGAACTTCCGTGATTAAAATTCGTTCTTTTTCCAACGCACATTGCCCAACCAAACCTTCACCTAAAGAGAAACGATTAGCTAAATGTTTGCGTTCCCGATAAGCGTAAGTGCTGAGTAATTTTAAGAAAGCTGGGTGATTTTCGCCGCTTTCCATCAGATAAAATACGCCATGTTGGGCGGAAACTAACGGCGCGAGTTCCGATAAAATTAGTTTGGAAACTGTTTCTAAATCGCGCTGACCTTGCAACATTCTGGTAAATTTGGCGAGGTTTGTTTTCAACCAATCTTGTTCGGTATTCTTTTGGGTAGTTTCGCGCAAGTTGGCGATCATTTGGTTGATATTATCTTTCAAGGCGGCGACTTCACCTTGGGCGGCGACAGAAATCGATCGCGTTAAATCGCCTTTCGTTACCGCAGTTGCCACTTCTGCGATCGCTCTCACCTGCGTAGTAAGATTAGCTGCAAGTTCGTTCACGTTGTCCGTTAACGCCCGCCACGTTCCCGAAGCGCCAGGTACTTTCGCTTGTCCTCCCAATTTCCCTTCAATTCCTACTTCTCTCGCCACTGTAGTAACTTGATCTGCAAAAGTCGCCAACGTATCGATCATCTCGTTGATCGTATCCGCCAGAGTTTCAATTTCTCCCTTCGCCTCCAGCATCAACTTGCGTTTCAAATCGCCATTCGCCACCGCCGTTACCACTTTCGCAATTCCCCGAACTTGGGCGGTTAAGTTACCCGCCATCGAGTTCACGCTATCCGTTAAGTCTTTCCAAGTTCCCGCAACTCCTTTTACATCCGCTTGTCCGCCCAATATTCCGTCCGTTCCCACTTCCCTCGCTACCCGCGTTACCTCCGACGCGAAGGAGTTAAGTTGATCCACCATCACGTTGATCGTGTTTTTCAGATCGAGAATTTCCCCTTTCACATCAACGGTGATTTTCTTCGACAAGTCGCCGTTCGCCACCGCCTTAGTAACTTCGGCAATATTTCTGACTTGGGCGGTTAGATTTCCCGCCATCGAGTTTACATTGTCCGTGAGGTCTTTCCAAATTCCCGCCACCCCTCGCACATAAGCTTGAACTCCCAGTTTTCCTTCACTTCCCACTTCCCTCGCTACCCTCGTTACTTCCGACGCAAAGGCAGAAAGTTGATCCACCATCGTATTAATAGTGTTTTTCAACTCTAAAATTTCGCCTTTCACATCTACGGTAATTTTCTTCGACAAGTCGCCATTCGCCACCGCCGTTGTCACTTCCGCAATGTTCCGAACTTGGGCGGTTAAACTACTTGCCATGAAGTTCACGCTATCCGTCAAGTCTTTCCAAGTTCCCGCAACTCCGCGAACTTCTGCTTGTACTCCCAGTTTTCCTTCCGTTCCTACTTCCCTCGCAACTCTCGTTACCTCCGAAGCGAAGGAGTTGAGTTGATCCACCATTGTATTGACGGTGTTTTTCAACTCTAAAATTTCGCCTTTGACATCTACGGTAATTTTCTTGGATAAGTCGCCATTCGCCACCGCCGTCGTCACCGCTGCGATGTTCCGTACTTGGGCGGTTAAACTTCCCGCCATGAAGTTTACGCTATCCGTTAAGTCTTTCCAAGATCCAGCAACGCCGCGAACATCTGCTTGTACTCCGAGTTTCCCTTCGCTTCCTACTTCTCGCGCTACTTTGGTAACTTCGGAAACAAATCCCGAAAGTTGATCCACCATTGTATTAACGGTGTTTTTCAACTCCAGAATTTCGCCTTTTACTTGTACGGTAATTTTCTTTGATAAATCGCCGTTTGCGATCGCAGTTGCCACTTCCGCAATGTTCCTCACTTGCCCAGTTAAATTCCCCGCCATCGAGTTGACGTTATCCGTCAAATCTTTCCAAGTTCCGGCAACTCCCTTAACTTCTGCTTGAACTCCCAGTTTTCCTTCCGTTCCCACTTCCCTGGCTACCCTCGTTACCTCCGATGCAAAGGAACTTAACTGATCCACCATCGTATTTATAGTGTTTTTCAGTTCGAGAATTTCCCCTTTGACATCTACAGTAATTTTCTTTGATAAGTCGCCACCTGCGATCGCAGTTGCAACTTCTGCAATGTTCCTCACTTGCGCGGTTAAATTATCCGCCATCGAGTTGACGTTATCCGTCAAATCTTTCCAAGTTCCGGCAACTCCCTTAACTTCCGCTTGAACTCCCAGTTTTCCTTCCGTTCCCACTTCCCTGGCAAC
This window contains:
- a CDS encoding leucine-rich repeat domain-containing protein, translating into MSEFEEVRQKATELHLSFKQLTSLPAEIGQLHSLIWIDLSQNKLTKLPAEIGQLHSLVILNLSYNQLTSLPAEIGQLNSLMVLNLCSNELTSLPGEIGQLYSLAEINLSYNQLTSLPGEIGQLHSLKEFYLFNNRLTSLPVEIQKLHSLTELNLDDNPIQDLSALANHPSENLSVYCFGIELPRRYWTHLNQWKAEWLLTEENAEIRRVLIQQIGCYRIIQELGASAIDRYREYTLLKIDAEIDVEPIHLVKMTCPSTAHIHVLRVPPNLTSARDAIRWVNWDIDPEAFAVET
- the glgA gene encoding glycogen synthase GlgA; this encodes MYIVQIASECAPVIKAGGLGDVVYGLSRELEIRGHGVEIILPKYDCMRYDHIWGLHEAYRDLMVPWFDGAIRCNVDCGWVHGRLCFFIEPLSDDNFFNRGCYYGCLDDHLRFAFFSKAALEFLLVTNKRPDVIHCHDWQTGLVPVMLFEIYKYHGLENQRVSYTIHNFKHQGVAGANVLWATGLNNEPYYFSLDRLMDDTHPTAINFMKGGIVYSNFVNTVSPHHAWEARFTEVGCGLGNILHVHQHKFGGVLNGIDYEVWNPVVDRYIPYHYSSDDLKSKALNKKALRERLWLNHSDKPIICYIGRLDDQKGVHLVHHAIYYALHKKAQFVLLGAATEPGINSWFSHEKNHLNSNPDCHIELGFNEELSHLIYAGADMIVVPSNYEPCGLTQMIGLKYGTVPIVRGVGGLVNTVFDWDYDENKPQEERNGFVFYQTDNSAIESAIDRAIDLWYKSPKFFRQLMIQGMECDYSWNHPGAQYVGIYDHIRHK
- a CDS encoding chemotaxis protein CheB codes for the protein MEYKIVVIGASLGGLNALDVILPGLPKNLPVAVAIAQHRHKSSDGELVSYLQENSLLPIIEAEDKQPIIPGVVFLAPADYHLLVEPGYFALSTDAPVTYARPSIDVLFESAADVYGPQVIGIILTGASNDGAKGLAKIQAYGGTIIVQKPETSECPIMPEAAIKAAKLPQVLPLDEIASFLTSQIKIQVLS
- a CDS encoding HAMP domain-containing protein; translation: MATAQTNIDNDQLDLKQLLRTLTEVKKGNFGARMPIDQTGMAGKIADTLNDIIEMNERMAAELDRISNVVGKDGKIYERASLGGSVRGAWKNSIDSVNTLITDLVQPTAETARVIRAVANGDLSQTIPTEIENRPLRGEFLQTAQIVNTMVDQLNSFAGEVTRVARDVGTEGKLGVQAEVKGVAGTWKDLTDSVNSMAGNLTAQVRNIAEVTTAVANGDLSKKITVNVKGEILELKNTINVMVDQLNSFASEVTRVAREVGTEGKLGVQAEVKGVAGTWKDLTDSVNSMAGNLTAQVRNIAEVTTAVANGDLSKKITVDVKGEIFELKSTINIMVDQLNSFASEVTRVAREVGAEGKLGGQAQVPGVAGTWKDLTDSVNFMAGSLTAQVRNIAEVTTAVANGDLSKKITVDVKGEILELKNTINVMVDQLNSFASEVTRVAREVGTEGKLGVQAEVKGVAGTWKDLTDNVNSMADNLTAQVRNIAEVATAIAGGDLSKKITVDVKGEILELKNTINTMVDQLSSFASEVTRVAREVGTEGKLGVQAEVKGVAGTWKDLTDNVNSMAGNLTGQVRNIAEVATAIANGDLSKKITVQVKGEILELKNTVNTMVDQLSGFVSEVTKVAREVGSEGKLGVQADVRGVAGSWKDLTDSVNFMAGSLTAQVRNIAAVTTAVANGDLSKKITVDVKGEILELKNTVNTMVDQLNSFASEVTRVAREVGTEGKLGVQAEVRGVAGTWKDLTDSVNFMASSLTAQVRNIAEVTTAVANGDLSKKITVDVKGEILELKNTINTMVDQLSAFASEVTRVAREVGSEGKLGVQAYVRGVAGIWKDLTDNVNSMAGNLTAQVRNIAEVTKAVANGDLSKKITVDVKGEILDLKNTINVMVDQLNSFASEVTRVAREVGTDGILGGQADVKGVAGTWKDLTDSVNSMAGNLTAQVRGIAKVVTAVANGDLKRKLMLEAKGEIETLADTINEMIDTLATFADQVTTVAREVGIEGKLGGQAKVPGASGTWRALTDNVNELAANLTTQVRAIAEVATAVTKGDLTRSISVAAQGEVAALKDNINQMIANLRETTQKNTEQDWLKTNLAKFTRMLQGQRDLETVSKLILSELAPLVSAQHGVFYLMESGENHPAFLKLLSTYAYRERKHLANRFSLGEGLVGQCALEKERILITEVPGDYIKISSGLGELPPLNAVVLPVLFEGQVTAVIELASFRRFSEIHLTFFDQLTESIAIVLNTIAASMRTEELLKQSQSLAEELRSQQKELTETNQRLEQQAKTLQASEELLKRQQEQLQQTNEELEEKAELLAAQKREVERKNREIEQARISLEEKAEQLALTSRYKSEFLANMSHELRTPLNSLLILARLLTDNPEGNLSAKQVEYSRTIYSAGNDLLGLINDILDLAKIESGTMSVEVNQTLFTDLEGYIDRNFRQVAHDKKLDFVLQFDSGLPRAIYTDSKRLQQILKNLLANAFKFTEKGQVCLNVKVANQGWSPDVATLNRANSVIAFAVIDTGIGISPEKQQIIFEAFQQADGTTSRKYGGTGLGLSISREIARLLGGEIKLVSEVGKGSTFTLYLPQTYVSQEGVKNRRDGENRNYREETTNLIALPSRTTENGEKLNGSQSQTVNIQFREIEDDRDKIQPGDRTLLIVEDDLKFARILQDMVKEQGFKVLVATRGDQGLAMAREFKPTAIILDIRLPIMDGWTILDRLKHDPNTRHIPVHIMSVEEGKQRSLQQGAIAYLQKPISSEALSSALSKIKAFVERPVKNLLIVEDDEIQRQSIVELIGNSDVASTAVGTGAEALATLKSGHFDCLVLDLGLPDMNGLELIEQIKQEPNLGNLPIIVYTGKELTHQEETELRRISDTIIVKGVLSPERLLDETALFLHRVQANLPASKRLMLEQLQQNEPILSGKKVLIVDDDVRNIFALTSMLESHQMQVLYAENGRDGVSVLQNHPDIDLILMDIMMPEMDGYETMQTIRQIEQFQNLPMIALTAKAMKGDREKCIEAGASDYITKPIDNDQLISLLRVWLYR